Proteins encoded in a region of the Quercus lobata isolate SW786 chromosome 8, ValleyOak3.0 Primary Assembly, whole genome shotgun sequence genome:
- the LOC115954598 gene encoding putative FBD-associated F-box protein At3g50710, with protein MAESSTQSNSKPQTLYPGKDAVVDRISSLPESLLCHILCFLPTKESVATSILSTRWELLWTLVPKLDLDSDKISSSALSLDDVDVEVARDIMFAHAVSSVLVKQECGELQTFRLRWEIWSDGWQVFWLNKNLDAWLGTAAARKVKELDLEIVMYDSDVENLKLPPSFFSCRTLVVLKLSGYIDIDIDIDTPSLSFNFPSLKILHLLEIVMPSIMYSQEHSFLRLLSGCPVLEDLSFTTTDFFEGEYQLCVPTLKRLSFGETDFNYSDYELEINAPALEYFEFYGDLRDIKFYEKLDNVVQSDVYISISKYVPEGFRRKWVFNLFAALNNVKFLSFSPRGTEWHNLGNIYPSSFQNLVELKFKVNGCSWNVLQDLLQKAPNLETLVITNGYDSVESNLYWKEPQYDPANLSSLTSFYYRGFKGLNDEVELVKYVLKEARVLKTATFQVSSGESKESVLEKLSMFPRCSTTCLLRVE; from the exons ATGGCCGAATCGTCCactcaatcaaattcaaaaccccagACACTCTATCCCGGAAAAGATGCAGTGGTCGACAGGATCAGTAGTCTACCGGAATCTCTTCTCTGCCACATTCTCTGCTTCCTTCCAACCAAAGAGTCAGTCGCCACAAGCATTTTGTCAACCAGGTGGGAGCTCCTTTGGACTCTCGTCCCAAAGCTAGACCTCGACAGTGACAAGATCAGCTCTTCGGCGCTTTCgcttgatgatgttgatgttgaaGTTGCACGTGATATCATGTTTGCACATGCTGTGTCAAGTGTTTTGGTTAAACAAGAATGTGGAGAGCTCCAAACTTTTCGCCTCAGATGGGAAATTTGGTCGGACGGTTGGCAAGTGTTTTGGCTAAACAAGAATCTCGACGCATGGCTTGGCACTGCTGCTGCTCGTAAAGTCAAAGAACTTGATCTCGAAATTGTAATGTACGACAGTGATGTGGAAAATCTGAAATTGCCTCCAAGCTTTTTCTCTTGTAGGACATTAGTGGTTCTGAAATTAAGCGGttatattgatattgatattgatattgacACTCCTTCATTATCCTTTAATTTCCCGAGCCTAAAGATACTGCATCTACTAGAAATTGTAATGCCGAGTATCATGTATTCACAGGAACACTCTTTCTTGAGGCTCCTTTCTGGCTGCCCTGTCCTCGAAGATTTGTCATTTACAACAACTGACTTTTTCGAGGGTGAGTATCAATTATGTGTACCCACGCTGAAACGCTTAAGTTTCGGAGAAACTGATTTTAATTACTCTGATTATGAACTCGAAATAAACGCCCCAGCTCTCGAGTACTTTGAATTCTATGGTGATCTACGCGACATCAAATTCTATGAAAAACTAGACAACGTAGTTCAGTCGGATGTCTATATTTCTATATCTAAATATGTACCAGAAGGATTCCGCAGGAAATGGGTGTTCAATCTTTTTGCTGCACTGAATAACGTCAAATTCCTCTCATTTTCTCCAAGGGGCACAGAG TGGCACAACTTGGGAAATATTTATCCTTCCTCATTCCAGAATTTGGTCGAACTAAAATTTAAAGTGAATGGTTGTAGCTGGAATGTGCTACAAGACTTGCTCCAAAAAGCTCCTAATCTAGAAACTCTTGTTATTACTAAC GGTTATGATTCCGTTGAAAGCAACTTATATTGGAAGGAGCCACAATATGATCCTGCTAATCTGTCATCACTCACAAGTTTTTATTACAGAGGATTTAAAGGTTTGAATGATGAAGTGGAACTTGTGAAATATGTTCTAAAGGAGGCAAGAGTTTTGAAGACAGCAACGTTTCAAGTTTCTAGTGGAGAGTCGAAGGAAAGTGTTCTTGAGAAACTATCAATGTTCCCAAGGTGCTCAACAACATGTCTACTTAGAGTTGAATGA